CTTCACTGCGCGAGACAAGCGCCGGATCGCCGGTTGCGCGGAATTTACCAGCGGAAATCACCCGTTGAAGCAGTTCAGTCGCGCCTTCTTCCTTGAAGGGCATCGTCCCGCTGTTCACCATGGCGATGAGAGCGGAATCTATATCGAGGGCTGCGACCGATCTCCCTTCACCGGCCAGACAGATCCCCAACGGTAATCCGACGTGACCGCAACCGCCAATGACACAAACATCAAATTCCATTTCACCTCTACCCATATCCAATACGCCTTTGAAGTGGCTGTTAAAAAATCACCCTTCCGTCAATATCAATCTTTTGCAAGCGCCCGCCGCGAGCCCGAAAACCCCAGACTTCACGGCCTTCTCAAGTATCAAGAACCAGTAGAAGCCAGATCGTTTTCCATCTTATCAAGTCCCTCCTGCAGATCCTGTCGGGATATTTTTTCGGAGCGAAGAAAAACGACTCCCCCCGGCAGCCCAGTGACAATCAGGGTCAGCCTGTAGAGCAGAGCCATGGCCAGGATCTTTTGCGGGTCACCGGCGGAGCTGAAAAAATAAAGGAAGAGTTCCTCCATCACCCCCACCCCGCCCGGGGTAATCGGCACCGCCGTGATCATCATGATCAGAGGCATATAGAGAAAATACTGGTACCAATGCAGATTGATACCAAGACTCAGGCCGATAAACATAACGGAAAGGACAAAGGCGAGAACAATGAGCAGCGAATAAATGACCACCGGGGCCAGCAGACCATCCATTTTCCGATGAAGGTGCATTGCCGCGCGCAGAACTTCCAGTTGCCGAGAAAAGGGCAATCTGGTGATCAACCATCGCAGCATCGCGGAGTTATTGAACCGTTCATTCAATGCGACAAACATCACGGCGCCAATTGCAACACTGATGAAAACAATCGAAAATGCCGGTTGCCTCAGAGCTGTCACTTCGGCCTGATCCCGGAACAGGCACACAGCCAGCACGAGAAGGGAGAGAATGACCATTGCAAGCAATCCGGCAAAACGGTTGGCAAAAATGCTGACCAGAGCAGCCCCTTTCCTGCCGCTGTGCTGCATGACATAGTAGGCCTTGACCACATCCCCGCCCATCGCGCCCGGGAGAAAATTATTAAAAAACTCTCCCAGAAATGAAAGCCTGACCACGCTCCGGGCGTCAAGAACAATCCCCTGCACAAACATCAGCAGTCGCCAGCGCCAGGCAGTCAGATACACAGTCAGGAACTGTAATCCCAGTGCCGCCAGAAAGGGCAGCAGCTGGAATCCGCTCAGACAGGAGATCAGACCCGGACGGAGCGAGACGATTCCTTCCTGATCCACAAATTGATAATCCTGCCAATGGACCTGCTTGACAACCCAACCCACCAGCAACAACATGATCACAAGCTTGACGCAAAGCAGCAGATATTTCAGGACGGAATCATTCACCCGGCAGCCACTCATGAATAACCGCCAGAACCTGGTCCGTGGAGATATAGCGCATGCAGGGGTCGTCATAATCGCAATGTTTCTTCAGACAAGGGATGCAATCCCGAGCCAATTCGGGCTTGACAAATCTGAGGTTGGGATGAGGGGACTGATCGATTTCCGAGGTGGGACCAAACAGGGCGAGGACCTTTTTCCCGAGGGCAATCCCCAGATAAAGGCCCAGGGAATCGCTTGTAACCAGCATTTTACAGGAGTTTATCCATTCGATATACCCGATAAGGTTGTTGAGATGCTGCTGATAACTGACAGAAAAATCCCCGGTCAATTTCATCTCAAGCTCATGCCAGTATTCTTCCGGCCAGGCCTTGACCGGCAACAGGGGACCAACGTTGGTATTAAAGCCGACATCAAACACCGGGGTGCTTTTTGGTTGATAGCCAAGGATGAAGCTCTCACCATTCCAGGTAGCGCCCAGCATGTCAAAAAGCACTTCCGCCCAATTCTTGTCGTTCAGCTTTTTAAAGTCTTCCCGGGTAGCCACGGCCAGTGCCTCGTGGGCCATCTCATAGGCCTCGGCCCGGCCGGTCTCCGGGTCGAAACGAAAACCGGAATGACTCCAGGCGCTGATCCGGTTTACCATGGCACAGATGCCCGGGACCTTCTCCAGGTTAATGACCTTGTCGAACCGTTCCTCCTCGAGCTGCAGGACGGTCAGGAGATCGAAAACCAGAATGCGGTCGATATAGGAATTGCCCTCCAGAAGCGGCACCGCGGCAGCGTCGGTCAACCAGGTAACATGGTCATCCTTGAAAAGGTGCAGGACCACCGTCGAACGCATGACATCACCGAGACTGCAACTGTTGCCGATTTCCGGAATCAGGGTCTCCGAATACCCCAGCTTGATGATCAAAACTTTATGTTTCTTTCTTGTCATATCGGTTCACCGACTCAATCGGGTTATATGAAATTATCATGGGGAAGCGGATTTTTCAAACGCCATAAAAACCGGTTGCATTCATCCATCCGGCATAAATCCCGGCACAACCCGAGATCGAGTTCATTCTCAACAAACTCCACCACCTTTTGCCGCCGCTCCCCTTCCCAGATGCTCCTGATCGATTCATCCCCACCGTTGCCGATGAAAAAGCGCGGATCGCCGACAAAGACATTGCACTCCCAGACATCGCCATTGGCGGAGATAAAGGAAATAAAATGGGTCCCGAAACATTGCCCGTAGGTTTTGGCCCCTCCGGCCTTGAGCATGGATGCTGTCCGGAAAATCACCTTGAAGGAATCGCGCTCCAGGGACAGCACCTCTTCCCGCAGGTCGAGATAGTCGCGGTAATCGATTGCCAGACGATTTTCACTCAAGGGATGTTGAGAATACGGCTTAACACTGAAATAATCAACGCCGATCTCCTTGAGGTTTTCGGCGAAATCTTTTACCAGAGCGGCGTTTTCAGGGAGCAGGACCAGTTGGGTCCCGATGGTGACCGGAAGTTTCATCCTTTTTTTGCGCTCAACCGCGGCGACCAGATTTTCGATCACCCTGGTGAACACCTCCGGATTTGTGCCGTGAATCTCACCGTAATTATTCGGATTACAACCGTTAATCGAGAACCTGATCCACTCCAGGCTGTCGATCAGCGGGAGCTTGCTCGCGTTGAGAGGGCTGCCGTTCGTGGTGATGGAAACACTCATCCGGCCGGCTGCAAAGCGGACAATTTCCAGAACATCCGGATTCAGAAGCGGCTCGCCATTCCCACAAAGCATCAGTGATTTATTGCCGCATTCCGCAAGGCCGCCGATAATCTTTTCCGCCAGCGGCAGGCGCATCATCGCTCCGGTCTTGTTTACCTGATGGTCCACCCCGCAGAACAGGCAGCGGCAATTGCAGCGGTTACTCAATTCCAGTTCAGTGTACAGGGGGCCGGCGGTTTTTCCTGCCGCCAGCCAGTGTGCTACCGGCGCCGGGTGAAACATCAGTTTCTGTCGGTCAAAATCAGGATCAAACACCGGACGCTCCTCCCGCCTCTGTCTGCTCGGCAAACCTGATCTCTACCGAGGTATGGCCAAATTCCTGAAAGCGATTGGTCTTGATTTTAACATCACAGGGATTACAGTCACCGAAATAATCACACTCCTGAAAACACTCGCTCAGCTGCAGGTCCGGGGCATTCAGATGCCCACAGGACTGCCGCCCGCCATAGAGATCACTGTGACAGCGGTACAGATCCCCGTGAGGCCCGAGCAAAAGTTCACTGGTCCGGCATTCAACCCGTCTGCCCGTGCGCCCCCCGATCGCCCCGGCAAACTTATAGGACCCGTAGATCTTCCCCTGATAACCGCCGAGAAATTCCTTGGTCCTGAAATCAATTCCCAGGGTCGAACATTTTTCTCCGGCTTCCGCAATAGCGACCATGGCCTGAGGGTGGGCCACAGCCCAGACCCCGATGGAATAGCCCCTTTCAACCATTTTCAGAACTTTGAACAGTAACTTGTCCAGGTCCATGCTCTCCGGATGATAGGAAACCCGGATTGAGGCATATGGCGCCTCCCGCCGGATTCTTGCAGGGGTCACCCGTTCCATGAATTCATCAACATCAAACTGCAGATTGGTCAGCAGATCAATGTTCAGGTCGGGCCGGATGCCATTGATAATCTCATAAAAATCGGGATGCAGGCTGGGCTCTCCACCTTGCAGGGTAATGGGCAGATCACCGCGACTGACAATCCGGTTGAGACCGGCGACCCATGCCTCCCCGGAAAGAAGCGGCCGGGAACAGTCAAGTTCACCAAAGCGATTGATGCAATACGAGCAACGAAGATTGCAGTGCAAGGCTAAAAACACTCCTACATAATTATACGTCTCGGGGATGATCAACGGCGACCGGGAATCGACACCAGCCTCACAATCAGAATCAGAATTATACATCATGCCACCACTTTTCCAGTCACATCCGGGCAATCCAGGCCCTGCTTTTCGTACTCAACCCCAATTCCCAAAACATCGCAACCCAGTTTCCGCAGATAAGCGGCTGCCTCGGGCCCTCCCTCCTCCGGCGCCCAGGGGGCCCACTCTACCGCCTGATCGTCCGCATTCGGCCCCTGCAGTACCTCGCAGAAAACCGCCGTCTCCGTCTCGGCCAGCGGCATGTACCACTGCGACGCCCCCAGCCACAGGCAGAAAGGCCCATCTCCGCCGAGGCGAAAGACCTGTTCCACCCTGCCGTTGTCGTCGAAGAGCACCACGGACAGCCGCCCTTCGATCATCTGGTAGGAAAGAACGCGCCCGGGGTGACGATGCGGCGCCGAGTAACTGCGGGGAGTGCAGGCAATAATCATCTGCTGCACACCATCCGATGGTCTGTGGTGCAGACAGAGTCGAAAACGGCCCCTGGGGTCGGATAAGGCTCGCTGCTTTATTTCTTCAACCATTGTCTGATCGACAACCAGACAGGACTGGTCATTGAATAGAGCTCCCGGCGCCTCCCTCATCACACCACCTCACGCAGGGCACGGGCGACTTTTTCCAGATCTTCTCCTGACTGGTCCGGTCCCGATGGCAGGGTAAAAACTTGCTCGGCAAATCTCCGTGCATTAGGAAAATCACCAGTCGCTTCAAGCTGGGGACTATCGGCAAGACAAGGATTAAAAGGGCGGACCTGTATTCCCTGTTCGCCCAATCGGGAAATCAAAAAATCCCGGTTGCTGCTTACCCCCTGGGTCCATAACGGTAACTCGCCACCGTCCAAATCCACCGGCAGTATATGTAAGCCAGGAACAGCTTCCCGATAAAACCTGTACACATTACGAACTGCTTCAATCTTTCGAGGTAACTGTGCAAACTGAGCCAGACCTATTGCTGCCTGTATGTCGGTCAACCGAAAATTAAAACCGAATCGGTCAAAGACATTGTCTGCGATGACTTCAACCCCCTGATTTCTCAGACACCGGGCAGCGCCTGCAGTATTCCTGTTATTTGATACCATGAAACCGCCCTCGCCGGTCGTCATGATCTTGGCAATCGACATTGAATAAGCACCGGCATCACCAAGAGTTCCCAACCAGCCATCAGGCCCGCGCGAACAAAAAGCCTGGGCAGCATCTTCGATCACCGGCAGGCCATAACGACGCAAACCGTTGATATCGCAGGCACAACCATTCAGATGGACAGCAATGATTGCTCTGGTAAGGGGTGTAATGGCTCTGCCCACCGCCACGGGGTCCAGCAAAGGCCGATCTTCCTGAACATCCACCAGCCGAACCCTCGCTCCGGCCAGTTTCACAGCATGGGCTGTAGCAATATAGGTAACCGCCGGGACAATAACTTCATCTCCGGGTTCTACACCACAGGAAAGAAGAGCCAGAAACAGCGCAGCACTGCCGTTTGCACAGGTTACAGCATGCCCGACGTTTAATCTCGCCTCAACCCGCTCTTCAAATTCTCGACACAGCTTGCCCTGGTTAATACATCGGGCATTGATTGCCTGTCGGACACTCTCTGCTTCAGAATCTCCCAGATCGATGCGCCACCAGGGAATCAGGTGCTCGCTCATGCATAGTCCTCCAGCGTGCCTTCACGCCTGACATCAAGGGTGATGCAATGGGGCCCTCCCCCCAGTGATCTCATATGCCTGAGTTGCACAGGCATACTGTTAATCCCGTGTTTTTCCAGGGCACGCATGAGATTGGTCTGATTCTTTTCGACCATCAC
This portion of the Pseudomonadota bacterium genome encodes:
- a CDS encoding flippase-like domain-containing protein, with amino-acid sequence MNDSVLKYLLLCVKLVIMLLLVGWVVKQVHWQDYQFVDQEGIVSLRPGLISCLSGFQLLPFLAALGLQFLTVYLTAWRWRLLMFVQGIVLDARSVVRLSFLGEFFNNFLPGAMGGDVVKAYYVMQHSGRKGAALVSIFANRFAGLLAMVILSLLVLAVCLFRDQAEVTALRQPAFSIVFISVAIGAVMFVALNERFNNSAMLRWLITRLPFSRQLEVLRAAMHLHRKMDGLLAPVVIYSLLIVLAFVLSVMFIGLSLGINLHWYQYFLYMPLIMMITAVPITPGGVGVMEELFLYFFSSAGDPQKILAMALLYRLTLIVTGLPGGVVFLRSEKISRQDLQEGLDKMENDLASTGS
- a CDS encoding glycosyltransferase family 9 protein gives rise to the protein MTRKKHKVLIIKLGYSETLIPEIGNSCSLGDVMRSTVVLHLFKDDHVTWLTDAAAVPLLEGNSYIDRILVFDLLTVLQLEEERFDKVINLEKVPGICAMVNRISAWSHSGFRFDPETGRAEAYEMAHEALAVATREDFKKLNDKNWAEVLFDMLGATWNGESFILGYQPKSTPVFDVGFNTNVGPLLPVKAWPEEYWHELEMKLTGDFSVSYQQHLNNLIGYIEWINSCKMLVTSDSLGLYLGIALGKKVLALFGPTSEIDQSPHPNLRFVKPELARDCIPCLKKHCDYDDPCMRYISTDQVLAVIHEWLPGE
- a CDS encoding radical SAM protein, producing MFDPDFDRQKLMFHPAPVAHWLAAGKTAGPLYTELELSNRCNCRCLFCGVDHQVNKTGAMMRLPLAEKIIGGLAECGNKSLMLCGNGEPLLNPDVLEIVRFAAGRMSVSITTNGSPLNASKLPLIDSLEWIRFSINGCNPNNYGEIHGTNPEVFTRVIENLVAAVERKKRMKLPVTIGTQLVLLPENAALVKDFAENLKEIGVDYFSVKPYSQHPLSENRLAIDYRDYLDLREEVLSLERDSFKVIFRTASMLKAGGAKTYGQCFGTHFISFISANGDVWECNVFVGDPRFFIGNGGDESIRSIWEGERRQKVVEFVENELDLGLCRDLCRMDECNRFLWRLKNPLPHDNFI
- a CDS encoding radical SAM protein, which codes for MYNSDSDCEAGVDSRSPLIIPETYNYVGVFLALHCNLRCSYCINRFGELDCSRPLLSGEAWVAGLNRIVSRGDLPITLQGGEPSLHPDFYEIINGIRPDLNIDLLTNLQFDVDEFMERVTPARIRREAPYASIRVSYHPESMDLDKLLFKVLKMVERGYSIGVWAVAHPQAMVAIAEAGEKCSTLGIDFRTKEFLGGYQGKIYGSYKFAGAIGGRTGRRVECRTSELLLGPHGDLYRCHSDLYGGRQSCGHLNAPDLQLSECFQECDYFGDCNPCDVKIKTNRFQEFGHTSVEIRFAEQTEAGGASGV
- a CDS encoding WbuC family cupin fold metalloprotein, whose translation is MREAPGALFNDQSCLVVDQTMVEEIKQRALSDPRGRFRLCLHHRPSDGVQQMIIACTPRSYSAPHRHPGRVLSYQMIEGRLSVVLFDDNGRVEQVFRLGGDGPFCLWLGASQWYMPLAETETAVFCEVLQGPNADDQAVEWAPWAPEEGGPEAAAYLRKLGCDVLGIGVEYEKQGLDCPDVTGKVVA
- a CDS encoding DegT/DnrJ/EryC1/StrS family aminotransferase, yielding MSEHLIPWWRIDLGDSEAESVRQAINARCINQGKLCREFEERVEARLNVGHAVTCANGSAALFLALLSCGVEPGDEVIVPAVTYIATAHAVKLAGARVRLVDVQEDRPLLDPVAVGRAITPLTRAIIAVHLNGCACDINGLRRYGLPVIEDAAQAFCSRGPDGWLGTLGDAGAYSMSIAKIMTTGEGGFMVSNNRNTAGAARCLRNQGVEVIADNVFDRFGFNFRLTDIQAAIGLAQFAQLPRKIEAVRNVYRFYREAVPGLHILPVDLDGGELPLWTQGVSSNRDFLISRLGEQGIQVRPFNPCLADSPQLEATGDFPNARRFAEQVFTLPSGPDQSGEDLEKVARALREVV